From Butyricimonas paravirosa, one genomic window encodes:
- a CDS encoding aminopeptidase C, with product MRKITSLMFALIFGLSFLANAQDVQKDQPKGYQFTDIKRLPATSVKDQARAGTCWSWSGISFFESEMIRMGKEPIDLSAMYIVRHAYSDKATKFVRLHGSMNFAVGGAFCDVMHVIKNYGIVPMDVYMGLNYGEPNHAFGEIDDVLAGYINAVIKNSNKKLSTAWKKGFDGILDAYLGEEPEKFEYKGKEYTPRTFADEVVGLNMDDYVSLTSFTHHPFYSQFAIEVPDNWLWGMSYNLPIDELAQVMSNAIDNGYTFAWASDVSERGFQTSQPGVAVVPTTDTKEMSGAEIAKWEAMPKGNQTPDAFRQGPAPEKEITQEMRQQEFDNYLTTDDHGMHVIGKAKDQNGTVYYIVKNSWNKYNKFGGYFYASEPFMKYKTMNIIVHKNAIPKDIRKKLGIK from the coding sequence ATGAGAAAAATTACATCTTTAATGTTCGCTCTCATCTTTGGGCTGTCTTTCTTAGCTAATGCTCAAGATGTTCAAAAGGACCAACCGAAAGGTTACCAATTCACTGATATTAAGAGATTACCGGCAACTTCTGTAAAGGATCAAGCTCGTGCAGGTACCTGCTGGTCATGGTCCGGAATCTCGTTCTTCGAATCAGAAATGATTCGTATGGGCAAAGAGCCTATTGATCTTTCAGCCATGTATATTGTAAGACACGCTTACAGCGACAAAGCAACCAAATTTGTTCGCCTGCATGGTAGCATGAACTTTGCTGTTGGTGGAGCTTTCTGTGACGTGATGCACGTGATCAAAAACTACGGTATCGTTCCGATGGACGTTTACATGGGATTGAACTACGGTGAACCAAACCACGCTTTCGGAGAAATCGACGACGTGTTGGCCGGTTATATCAATGCCGTTATCAAAAACTCAAACAAAAAATTAAGTACTGCATGGAAAAAAGGCTTTGACGGTATTCTGGATGCTTATCTTGGAGAAGAACCCGAAAAATTCGAATACAAAGGTAAAGAATATACCCCGAGAACTTTCGCTGACGAAGTTGTTGGCTTGAACATGGATGATTACGTGAGCTTGACCTCATTTACTCACCACCCATTCTATTCTCAATTTGCTATCGAAGTACCGGACAACTGGTTATGGGGAATGTCCTACAACTTACCGATAGATGAACTGGCACAAGTCATGAGCAACGCTATCGACAACGGTTACACTTTTGCCTGGGCTTCTGACGTGAGCGAAAGAGGTTTCCAAACCTCACAACCCGGAGTTGCCGTGGTTCCGACAACTGACACGAAAGAAATGAGCGGTGCCGAAATCGCTAAATGGGAAGCTATGCCTAAAGGAAACCAAACTCCGGATGCCTTCAGACAAGGTCCGGCTCCTGAAAAAGAGATTACGCAAGAAATGAGACAACAAGAGTTCGACAACTACTTGACCACCGATGACCACGGTATGCACGTGATCGGTAAGGCAAAAGACCAAAACGGTACGGTTTACTATATCGTGAAAAACTCTTGGAACAAGTATAACAAATTCGGTGGATACTTCTACGCATCCGAACCTTTCATGAAATACAAAACCATGAACATCATCGTTCACAAGAATGCCATCCCGAAGGATATCCGCAAAAAACTTGGAATCAAATAA
- a CDS encoding translation initiation factor, translated as MGNKNDKKERINVVYSTNPNYQYEYNQEEEQETLAPEKQNLRVTLDSKQRKGKTVTLVQGFVGTEEDLKELAKLLKNKCGVGGSVKDGEIIIQGEVKEKVLTILRDNKYRAK; from the coding sequence ATGGGCAATAAAAACGATAAAAAAGAGCGGATTAACGTGGTTTACTCCACGAATCCGAATTACCAATACGAATACAATCAAGAAGAAGAACAGGAAACCCTGGCCCCGGAAAAACAAAACCTGCGGGTGACTCTCGATTCCAAACAACGCAAAGGCAAAACTGTCACCCTCGTACAAGGTTTCGTGGGTACGGAAGAGGATCTGAAAGAACTGGCCAAGCTACTAAAAAACAAATGTGGCGTGGGCGGCTCCGTGAAGGATGGAGAAATTATCATCCAAGGGGAAGTAAAAGAAAAAGTGTTGACTATTCTCCGGGACAATAAGTACCGGGCAAAATAA
- a CDS encoding trypsin-like peptidase domain-containing protein, which translates to MRKSFLNLGLGVVGGCLAFVAIDAIRGESAAPVSQLEIASPAAVRPVSLASNTALPVGGAGSVDLREAAKKTVPAVVHVKTVQMGREYIGNPLLEFFYGYAPRTRETPQRMGIGSGVIVSEDGYIITNNHVIDKSDKITVTLDNKTEYEAKVIGTDPSTDIALLKVEANGLPYLEYANSDDVELGEWVLAVGNPYNLTSTVTAGIISAKARELGINRSQMSLESFLQTDAAVNPGNSGGALVNAKGELIGINTAIESPTGSYSGYSFAVPSNIARKVVGDLKEFGTVQRAMMGISMWRDELTPAVAKELGTDEVSGIYVYDVIPNGAAAKAGIKKGDVIKRINGIEIKTRPEFQGQLAKYHPGATISVTVSRGGKLKDLDVVLQNTYGDVALVDKNYTGILGATVEPLSREDRYRYRLNGGVKIIDIKNGPFKAIGLDEGYIIVKINNTVIYDKDDLVRALKAAENEGVLVTTISPRGRVEYYALSLQN; encoded by the coding sequence ATGAGAAAATCATTTTTAAATTTAGGACTGGGGGTTGTTGGCGGTTGCCTTGCTTTCGTGGCGATAGATGCCATTCGAGGGGAAAGTGCTGCACCGGTTTCACAATTGGAAATTGCATCTCCCGCGGCGGTTCGTCCTGTTTCACTCGCGTCTAACACGGCTCTTCCTGTTGGGGGAGCGGGTAGCGTGGATTTGAGGGAGGCTGCCAAAAAGACAGTTCCGGCTGTTGTTCATGTCAAAACAGTACAAATGGGACGGGAATATATAGGTAACCCACTATTGGAGTTTTTTTACGGTTATGCCCCGCGTACACGGGAAACCCCGCAAAGAATGGGTATTGGGTCGGGTGTAATTGTCTCTGAGGACGGGTATATTATCACGAATAATCACGTGATCGACAAGAGCGACAAGATTACGGTGACCTTAGATAACAAGACGGAATACGAGGCCAAGGTAATCGGAACAGATCCTAGCACGGATATTGCGTTATTAAAAGTAGAAGCAAACGGACTTCCTTATCTGGAGTATGCGAATTCGGATGACGTGGAGTTGGGAGAGTGGGTTTTGGCCGTGGGTAACCCGTATAATTTAACCTCAACGGTTACAGCGGGAATTATCAGTGCCAAAGCGAGGGAGTTGGGAATAAACCGGAGTCAGATGAGTCTGGAATCATTCTTACAGACAGATGCTGCCGTGAACCCCGGTAACAGTGGGGGTGCGTTGGTGAATGCCAAGGGAGAATTGATTGGGATCAATACGGCAATTGAATCCCCGACAGGCTCTTACTCGGGTTACTCGTTTGCCGTGCCTTCGAATATTGCTCGTAAAGTTGTCGGGGATTTGAAGGAGTTCGGTACGGTTCAGAGAGCGATGATGGGAATATCCATGTGGAGAGACGAGTTGACGCCTGCCGTGGCGAAAGAACTGGGAACGGATGAAGTGAGCGGAATATATGTATATGACGTGATACCTAACGGGGCGGCAGCTAAAGCCGGAATAAAGAAAGGAGATGTAATCAAACGTATTAATGGTATCGAGATAAAGACAAGACCGGAATTCCAGGGCCAATTGGCTAAATATCACCCGGGAGCGACTATTTCCGTGACCGTGAGTCGTGGAGGAAAATTAAAAGATTTGGATGTGGTACTCCAGAATACGTATGGTGATGTTGCCTTGGTAGATAAGAATTATACCGGAATACTGGGAGCCACGGTGGAGCCGTTGAGTCGGGAGGACCGTTATCGCTATCGCTTGAACGGGGGAGTGAAAATTATAGATATAAAGAATGGCCCCTTTAAAGCGATTGGTTTGGATGAAGGATACATTATCGTGAAAATTAATAACACGGTGATTTATGATAAAGACGATTTGGTACGGGCGCTGAAAGCGGCAGAAAATGAGGGTGTTCTTGTGACAACTATCTCGCCGCGAGGACGTGTCGAGTACTACGCTTTATCTTTACAGAATTAA
- a CDS encoding RNA polymerase sigma factor, whose protein sequence is MREDQQLEIFIRKHYSSMCAVALRFIGSPDIAQDITQEVIIKFWKNRANYENIKSTDNFLYTMIKNEALNYLRGSQREKQRYNHLEVEEFEHPKVLNMLIEEEINQILIHAIDLLPVQSARIMRLILSGYENKEIAKVMGVSVNTIKTLKYSAIRKLREYFNSNDYELDQP, encoded by the coding sequence ATGAGAGAAGATCAACAGCTAGAAATTTTCATTCGAAAACACTACTCATCCATGTGTGCTGTCGCCCTACGCTTTATCGGTTCTCCCGACATCGCACAAGACATCACTCAAGAAGTCATTATCAAATTTTGGAAAAACCGGGCAAACTATGAAAACATTAAATCCACGGATAACTTCCTATATACCATGATTAAAAATGAAGCCTTAAATTACCTGCGAGGCTCACAAAGAGAGAAACAACGTTACAACCATCTTGAGGTAGAGGAATTTGAACATCCAAAAGTACTTAATATGTTGATCGAAGAAGAGATCAATCAAATTTTGATACACGCCATCGATCTGCTACCCGTACAAAGCGCTCGTATCATGCGCCTCATCCTGTCAGGGTACGAGAACAAGGAAATCGCAAAAGTCATGGGTGTTTCCGTGAACACGATCAAAACACTCAAATATTCAGCGATCCGCAAATTGAGAGAATATTTCAATTCGAATGATTACGAGCTTGATCAGCCATGA
- a CDS encoding RNA polymerase sigma factor RpoD/SigA, with product MRQLKITKSITNRESASLDKYLQEIGKEDLITVEEEVELAQRIRKGDQRALEKLTRANLRFVVSVAKQYQNQGLSLPDLINEGNLGLIKAAEKFDETRGFKFISYAVWWIRQSILQALAEQSRIVRLPLNQVGSLNKINKAFSRFEQEHERRPSPEELAETLDLPAEKVADTLRVSGRHISVDAPFVEGEDNSLLDVLVNDDSPVADKTLINESLSTEVERALATLTERERDIIRLFFGINCQEMTLEEIGEKFGLTRERVRQIKEKAIRRLRHSSRSKLLKTYLG from the coding sequence ATGAGACAGCTAAAGATAACAAAATCTATAACGAACAGAGAGAGTGCTTCTCTTGACAAGTATTTGCAAGAGATTGGTAAGGAGGATTTGATTACGGTTGAAGAGGAAGTTGAGCTTGCCCAACGAATCCGGAAAGGAGATCAACGGGCTTTGGAGAAACTGACTCGGGCAAACCTTCGTTTCGTGGTATCTGTTGCAAAACAATACCAGAATCAGGGGTTAAGCCTTCCGGACCTTATCAACGAGGGGAATTTGGGTTTGATTAAAGCGGCAGAGAAGTTTGACGAAACGAGGGGATTCAAATTTATTTCCTATGCCGTATGGTGGATTCGCCAATCTATCCTGCAAGCATTGGCAGAACAATCGCGTATCGTGCGTTTGCCCTTGAATCAAGTTGGATCTTTGAATAAAATCAATAAAGCATTTTCTCGTTTCGAGCAGGAACATGAACGTCGCCCGTCACCGGAAGAGTTGGCAGAGACATTGGATTTACCGGCTGAAAAAGTTGCCGATACTTTGAGAGTGTCCGGCCGTCATATTTCCGTGGATGCACCTTTCGTTGAGGGGGAGGACAACAGCTTGCTCGATGTATTGGTAAACGATGATTCTCCTGTCGCGGACAAGACGTTAATTAACGAGTCCTTGTCAACGGAAGTCGAGAGGGCATTGGCCACGTTGACAGAAAGAGAGCGCGATATTATTCGTTTGTTTTTCGGCATCAATTGTCAAGAGATGACATTGGAAGAAATCGGTGAGAAGTTCGGGTTAACCCGCGAACGTGTTCGCCAAATCAAGGAAAAGGCTATTCGCCGTCTGCGACACTCTTCCAGAAGTAAGCTACTAAAAACTTATCTAGGATAA
- a CDS encoding FprA family A-type flavoprotein gives MNLAREIKKDIYWIGVNDRRTHIFENYWPLPKGVAYNSYIIVDEKVVVIDTIERSKMDDYVENIEQLLNGRKVDYLVINHMEPDHTGAIKALLCHYPDVKIIGNAKTFPMLKNFYGVCENLMEVKEGDSLDLGKHKLNFYMAPMLHWPETMVTFESTEGILFSGDIFGAFGTLDGGIFDDEVDLDYLEEEISRYYSNIVGKYGQPAQTALKKLGGLPIKMVCATHGPIRRSHIADIVAKYDKWSKYDTDKGVVIVFSSMYGNTEKMADIIARFLAEKGIKKIRIHDASKTHPSYIINDIFRYKGVILGSCAYNGNAFPTMETLLFELEHMGVKNHVVAFFGGKAWAGGAMPRFNQFAEKIKWEVVAPSCEACGCPKDEDFETCRNIAYAMADKLDEIC, from the coding sequence ATGAATCTAGCGAGAGAAATTAAGAAAGACATTTACTGGATTGGAGTCAATGACAGAAGAACGCATATCTTCGAAAATTACTGGCCTCTTCCCAAAGGTGTTGCTTATAATTCTTACATCATCGTGGACGAAAAAGTGGTAGTCATCGACACGATTGAAAGAAGCAAAATGGATGACTACGTGGAGAACATCGAACAGTTACTGAACGGGCGGAAAGTGGATTATCTCGTGATTAATCACATGGAACCCGATCACACCGGAGCCATCAAAGCTTTATTATGCCACTACCCGGACGTGAAAATCATCGGTAACGCCAAGACTTTCCCCATGCTGAAAAACTTCTACGGGGTTTGTGAAAACTTGATGGAAGTGAAAGAAGGCGATTCTCTCGACCTTGGAAAACATAAATTGAATTTCTACATGGCACCGATGCTGCACTGGCCGGAAACGATGGTTACTTTCGAATCAACCGAAGGTATCCTGTTCAGCGGTGACATCTTCGGAGCGTTCGGAACACTTGACGGTGGCATCTTTGATGACGAGGTTGACCTGGATTACTTGGAAGAGGAAATCAGTCGCTACTATTCCAATATTGTTGGAAAATACGGTCAACCGGCTCAAACTGCACTGAAAAAACTCGGAGGTCTTCCGATCAAAATGGTATGCGCTACCCACGGGCCGATCCGTCGTTCGCACATTGCCGACATCGTGGCTAAATATGACAAGTGGAGCAAGTACGACACGGACAAGGGTGTTGTGATCGTGTTCAGTTCCATGTACGGGAACACGGAAAAAATGGCTGATATAATCGCTCGTTTCTTGGCTGAAAAAGGAATCAAGAAAATCCGTATTCACGATGCATCCAAAACACACCCGTCATATATCATCAATGACATTTTCCGTTATAAAGGAGTTATCCTTGGAAGTTGCGCTTACAACGGTAACGCCTTCCCGACCATGGAAACCCTGTTGTTCGAACTGGAACACATGGGCGTGAAGAACCACGTGGTGGCCTTCTTTGGCGGAAAAGCATGGGCTGGCGGTGCAATGCCCCGTTTCAACCAATTCGCTGAAAAAATCAAATGGGAAGTGGTTGCTCCTTCTTGCGAGGCTTGCGGTTGCCCGAAAGATGAAGATTTCGAAACGTGCCGTAATATCGCCTACGCTATGGCAGATAAACTGGATGAAATCTGTTGA
- a CDS encoding DNA translocase FtsK, with product MITRINNKKSGKTRTPYSFNFLKDPRTRVVVGLIFMLFSIYLLVSLVGFFFTGGMDQSLIDKETRELMTNPDIVVGNPGRKLGAFLSDLLINRWFGVSSFIFCYLLFIIGLRIAGRNIKKFGKKIIISFVLIIWCSLLLGYIFTFLPTGYVFPGGAHGYFVCFWLNSFIGEIGSFFLLIVSFAAILFFGFENAFNKCVTMIKNYFARRAQLKEERALAREAALARKREEMAKTEEPEDLQEKEEDIDTEEKEKLDIETVPLVEDELFPRHEFDTTDPDESEKLELHDPEEEFTTEHHFDLSVDKNPENQDEHREDTPPLTNDDIELTVMADKLEEQLTKNLMPDTEYDPTLDLSNYQYPPLELLEEHSSGSQKVTAEELEENKNTIIETLRHYKIEITKIKATIGPTVTLYEIVPAPGIKISKIKNLEDDIALSLSALGIRIIAPIPGAGTIGIEVPNQNPEVVSMRGIIASKKFQESKYALPVALGRTISNEPYTFDLAKMPHLLVAGATGQGKSVGLNAIITSLLYKKHPSQLKFVMVDPKKVELSIYSVIEKHFLAKLPDAEEAIITDNDKVVATLNSLCIEMDSRYDLLKQAHVRNIKEYNEKFVKRQLNPNNGHRYLPYIVVVVDEFADLIMTAGKEVEQPIARIAQLARAVGIHMIIATQRPSTNIITGVIKANFPARIAFKVASMIDSRTILDSPGANQLIGRGDMLISKDSEMVRVQCAFVDTPEVDAITKFIADQQGYPEAYALPEYVSDTENGVSGDIDLGVKDPLFEEAARLVVNTQQGSTSSIQRRFSIGYNRAGRIIDQLEAAGIVGPFEGSKARQVLIPDEYSLEHILKTVEF from the coding sequence ATGATAACACGTATAAACAATAAAAAGAGTGGTAAAACACGTACCCCCTATTCCTTTAATTTTCTGAAGGATCCCCGGACACGTGTAGTTGTTGGGCTGATTTTTATGCTATTTTCCATTTACCTGCTGGTGTCCCTCGTCGGTTTCTTTTTCACCGGTGGCATGGACCAGAGTCTGATCGATAAAGAGACCCGGGAATTAATGACCAACCCGGATATTGTCGTCGGAAACCCGGGACGCAAACTAGGAGCGTTTCTTTCCGATTTGCTCATAAACCGGTGGTTCGGAGTTTCGTCATTCATATTCTGCTACTTGCTATTTATCATCGGGCTACGTATTGCCGGACGGAATATCAAGAAATTCGGGAAAAAGATCATCATTAGCTTTGTCCTAATCATCTGGTGCTCCTTGTTATTGGGATATATTTTCACGTTCTTACCCACAGGATACGTATTCCCGGGCGGGGCTCACGGTTATTTCGTGTGTTTTTGGCTTAACTCGTTTATCGGAGAGATTGGCTCATTCTTCCTGTTGATTGTTTCGTTTGCAGCCATTCTTTTCTTTGGCTTCGAAAACGCTTTCAACAAATGCGTGACCATGATCAAGAATTACTTCGCTCGTCGGGCTCAACTCAAGGAAGAAAGGGCCTTGGCACGAGAAGCCGCTCTTGCCCGGAAACGAGAAGAAATGGCAAAAACAGAAGAGCCGGAAGACCTGCAAGAAAAAGAAGAGGACATTGATACCGAAGAAAAAGAGAAATTGGATATCGAAACGGTTCCACTTGTTGAAGATGAACTTTTCCCCCGTCATGAGTTTGACACGACCGATCCGGATGAATCAGAAAAACTGGAATTGCATGATCCGGAAGAGGAATTCACGACAGAACATCACTTCGATTTATCCGTGGACAAGAACCCCGAAAATCAAGATGAACACAGAGAAGATACTCCCCCGCTCACCAATGACGATATTGAATTGACCGTTATGGCTGACAAGCTGGAAGAGCAATTAACCAAAAACTTGATGCCGGACACGGAGTACGACCCGACTCTCGATTTATCGAATTATCAATATCCCCCGCTGGAATTACTGGAAGAACACTCTTCCGGTTCGCAAAAAGTAACAGCGGAAGAACTCGAAGAGAATAAAAACACGATTATCGAGACATTGCGCCATTATAAAATAGAGATCACCAAGATCAAAGCGACCATCGGGCCAACTGTCACGTTATACGAAATTGTCCCCGCTCCCGGTATAAAAATCTCGAAAATCAAAAACCTCGAAGATGACATTGCGTTAAGCTTGTCAGCCTTAGGCATACGAATCATTGCCCCGATCCCCGGAGCCGGAACCATCGGTATTGAAGTGCCGAACCAGAATCCGGAAGTCGTTTCCATGCGGGGAATCATCGCATCCAAGAAATTCCAAGAATCCAAATATGCCCTTCCGGTAGCACTGGGACGAACCATCTCGAATGAACCTTACACGTTCGATCTGGCAAAAATGCCCCACTTGCTGGTAGCCGGAGCCACGGGACAAGGTAAATCCGTGGGCTTGAATGCCATTATCACATCGCTCTTGTACAAAAAACACCCGTCACAATTGAAATTCGTGATGGTAGACCCGAAAAAGGTGGAGTTAAGCATCTATTCCGTCATCGAAAAACATTTCTTGGCGAAGTTACCGGATGCAGAAGAAGCCATTATTACCGATAACGACAAAGTCGTGGCCACACTCAACTCTCTCTGCATCGAGATGGACAGCCGCTACGATCTGTTGAAACAAGCTCACGTGAGAAACATCAAAGAATATAACGAGAAGTTCGTGAAACGGCAACTGAACCCGAACAACGGTCACCGTTATCTACCTTATATAGTAGTAGTGGTAGACGAGTTTGCCGACTTGATCATGACCGCGGGTAAAGAGGTGGAACAACCGATTGCCCGTATCGCCCAGCTGGCTCGTGCCGTCGGGATTCACATGATCATTGCCACGCAACGACCTTCCACGAACATCATCACCGGAGTCATCAAAGCCAACTTCCCGGCACGAATAGCCTTCAAGGTGGCCTCCATGATCGACTCCCGCACTATTCTGGACTCACCGGGAGCCAACCAGTTGATCGGCCGCGGGGATATGTTGATTTCCAAGGATAGCGAGATGGTACGTGTACAATGTGCCTTCGTCGATACCCCGGAAGTAGATGCCATCACGAAATTCATCGCAGATCAACAGGGTTACCCGGAAGCCTACGCACTCCCCGAATATGTTTCCGACACGGAAAACGGGGTGAGTGGTGACATCGATCTCGGGGTAAAAGACCCGTTATTCGAAGAGGCCGCCCGTTTGGTAGTGAACACCCAACAGGGTTCAACCTCCTCTATCCAGCGACGTTTCTCCATCGGCTACAACCGGGCAGGAAGAATCATCGACCAACTGGAAGCGGCAGGCATCGTGGGACCATTCGAGGGTAGTAAAGCCCGTCAAGTACTTATCCCCGACGAGTACAGCTTGGAACACATTCTTAAAACCGTGGAGTTTTAA
- a CDS encoding DUF6266 family protein codes for MAEYQAPMAEKLRKSVGNVTYYIMHGKTFARAKVAHVKNAKTPKQLRHRATFTMLVQLARVLIETTRTGFPEKAKGRSSSNEFVRANKNFVEVDENYEATIDLEKLQVSGGKLPCFFEVTVTYNADGRMLTFQQEAQSNSLLNSDPKDLLYASILETKTNLSGIVSLRARGESGVTSIELPEIWTVENCNVYLFATSENGYLASPSQHVKITTA; via the coding sequence ATGGCAGAATATCAAGCGCCAATGGCTGAAAAATTGAGAAAATCCGTGGGAAATGTAACGTATTACATCATGCACGGTAAAACATTCGCCCGGGCGAAAGTCGCACACGTAAAAAACGCGAAAACCCCGAAACAACTTCGTCATCGAGCAACCTTCACGATGCTCGTACAATTAGCACGGGTACTAATCGAAACGACTCGAACCGGTTTCCCTGAAAAAGCGAAGGGGCGTTCCTCGTCGAACGAGTTCGTGAGAGCAAACAAAAACTTCGTGGAAGTGGATGAAAACTACGAGGCCACGATTGACCTCGAAAAGCTACAGGTATCGGGCGGCAAACTGCCCTGTTTCTTCGAAGTCACGGTAACGTACAACGCTGATGGCAGGATGCTCACGTTCCAACAAGAAGCACAGTCGAACTCGTTGCTGAACAGCGACCCGAAGGATCTTCTCTACGCATCTATCCTCGAAACCAAGACAAATCTCAGCGGAATCGTATCATTAAGAGCGAGGGGAGAATCGGGGGTAACCTCGATCGAATTACCCGAGATCTGGACGGTGGAAAATTGTAACGTCTATCTTTTCGCCACTTCAGAAAATGGTTACTTGGCCTCTCCCTCCCAACACGTGAAAATAACAACCGCGTAA
- a CDS encoding CPBP family intramembrane glutamic endopeptidase, translated as MFLEKSYRGNNKWYFYILTLIIVFAAVQVASIPLAIYSIIMNPEILSGGTNNILAVTNTNLGLALMLFTFAGGVIALLLCVKYFHHKKPTDILTGRNRFDVKRVFFGAAIWGILTIVLLGAQYGFGDTSNLVFQFQPFNFIMMCIVILIFIPFQVAFEEFIFRGYLMQGSILLFKYRWVALLLTGFAFGLLHGSNPEVDRFGFWVAMPQYILMGLLLGLVAIWDDGLELALGLHLANNVISSLVVTHDASALQTHALFKDMAPTASHMDTVVMLVCGIIFLWVCNRKYKFFSKINLWGKVEREVVE; from the coding sequence ATGTTTTTAGAAAAGTCATACAGAGGTAACAACAAATGGTATTTTTACATTCTCACGCTAATCATCGTGTTTGCTGCGGTACAAGTAGCGTCCATCCCGTTAGCAATTTACAGTATCATCATGAATCCCGAAATACTAAGCGGGGGAACGAATAACATTCTGGCTGTCACGAACACGAACCTGGGCCTGGCACTCATGCTATTCACGTTCGCCGGAGGCGTCATCGCACTTCTGTTATGCGTGAAATATTTCCATCACAAGAAACCGACGGATATACTCACGGGCCGAAATCGTTTTGACGTGAAACGGGTGTTCTTCGGGGCTGCCATATGGGGAATATTAACCATCGTCCTACTGGGTGCGCAATACGGATTCGGGGATACGTCCAACCTCGTGTTCCAATTCCAACCATTCAATTTCATCATGATGTGCATCGTTATCCTGATTTTCATTCCCTTCCAAGTGGCATTCGAGGAATTTATTTTCCGGGGATATCTGATGCAAGGCAGTATCCTACTTTTCAAATACAGATGGGTAGCCCTATTACTTACCGGTTTTGCCTTCGGATTACTCCACGGATCTAACCCAGAAGTGGATCGTTTCGGTTTCTGGGTAGCTATGCCGCAATACATTCTGATGGGATTACTCCTTGGACTGGTAGCCATCTGGGACGACGGGCTGGAATTGGCCCTGGGATTACACCTAGCCAACAACGTCATTTCCTCCCTCGTGGTGACACACGACGCCTCGGCCCTGCAAACACATGCCCTGTTCAAGGATATGGCGCCAACGGCCTCACACATGGATACCGTGGTCATGCTCGTGTGCGGGATCATTTTCCTTTGGGTTTGTAACCGGAAATATAAATTTTTCTCCAAAATCAACTTGTGGGGAAAAGTAGAACGGGAAGTCGTCGAGTAA
- a CDS encoding carboxypeptidase-like regulatory domain-containing protein — translation MKSKLLSKRVLVLFILLLGFSPLSQAFAQFGITGTVTDWARNPIIGATVVIQGTNIGTTTDFDGHYTIYAIPGDTLIFSYLGMKTLKVGVRSFGSVINVVLQDDSFNFEISQNDPVINEPTIEYKAICPWHTRLYYIEKSPRIRVTPSNKSLNLRIV, via the coding sequence ATGAAATCTAAATTATTATCAAAACGAGTACTCGTACTATTCATTTTATTACTGGGATTCAGTCCGCTAAGCCAAGCATTCGCACAATTCGGGATCACGGGAACCGTAACTGACTGGGCCCGAAATCCGATCATCGGGGCAACCGTGGTAATTCAGGGTACCAACATCGGCACCACAACCGATTTCGACGGTCATTACACGATCTACGCCATACCTGGAGACACGCTCATATTTTCGTATTTAGGTATGAAAACCTTGAAAGTTGGAGTCAGAAGTTTTGGAAGTGTTATTAACGTGGTCTTACAGGACGATTCTTTTAACTTCGAAATCTCGCAAAACGATCCGGTAATAAACGAACCAACAATAGAATACAAGGCTATTTGCCCCTGGCACACACGTCTGTATTATATAGAGAAATCACCACGGATTCGGGTTACGCCCTCAAACAAATCTCTGAACCTCCGTATAGTATGA